A DNA window from Argiope bruennichi chromosome X2, qqArgBrue1.1, whole genome shotgun sequence contains the following coding sequences:
- the LOC129960790 gene encoding D-glucuronyl C5-epimerase B-like encodes MNSFIKAKINAASSLLPNSINSEQSDSPMRVRISLKLLLVVFTIVVIFTTFSYWTNCGTIVTSTEKQWHINEPCNKQSVKKSEPSSADFFRLEENEIDEDLPDGEQHVNLRSELRALEEIECSINDEYSVSCRQDNGEVYVPFSFLHKYFEVYGKIVKHGGVDKFDWQHSYSKVYFPKQKYDPSSVFLWFENYNVEVRDRVKCISGSEGVPVSTQWDTRGHFYPIQIAQFGLSHFSKNLTEPPPISIFLEDGETTTHSKWLHSQHSGTSLRKVFDTVAGSTVLEFKTKGADKEILSIDEGIEEVTLSCDLMLIANASLTVILHSPGDHTLYKIHYIMSDVLLSLVDSEVYYGIGTNAQWKTLTRDLVIDLNKGLPSVQNKRKIAKPRNLRVHSIVLNGFGRIDNISLSSTAHMAHFFAAANWLVNHQDKNGGWPNMVTRKLSNGMLELAPGWYSAMAQGQAMSLLTRAFRVTGDLHYLEAALHAIKLFSIRSEHRGILTTFLGKYVWYEEYPTIPSSYVLNGFIYSLFGLYDVQQSGNHQLCHEAGKLFQNGLVSLKKMLPLFDTGSGSVYDLRHYSLGIAPNLARWDYHSTHINQLLFLSTIHNDPLLKSVSDRWTGYMKGKKAPHN; translated from the exons TGATTCACCGATGAGGGTACGGATTAGCCTCAAGCTGCTGCTGGTCGTTTTTACCATAGTTGTTATTTTTACCACATTTTCTTATTGGACAAACTGTGGAACAATTGTCACTTCTACTGAGAAGCAGTGGCATATAAATGAACCTTGCAACAAACAGTCAGTGAAAAAATCCGAACCCTCAAGTGCAGATTTCTTCCGCTTGGAGGAAAATGAAATAGATGAAGATTTACCTGATGGAGAGCAACATGTTAATTTAAGAAGTGAGCTTAGAGCGCTGGAAGAAATAGAGTGTTCCATAAACGATGAATATTCTGTTTCGTGCAGACAGGACAATGGAGAAGTTTATGTTCCATTCTCATTCCTtcacaaatattttgaagtttatggAAAGATAGTGAAACATGGGGGTGTGGATAAGTTTGATTGGCAACACAGTTATTCTAAAGTATATTTTCCCAAGCAAAAGTATGATCCAAGCAGTGTATTTCTTTGGTTTGAGAATTACAATGTTGAAGTACGAGATCGAGTAAAGTGCATCAGTGGCAGCGAAG GTGTTCCGGTATCAACCCAGTGGGATACTAGAGGCCATTTTTATCCAATTCAAATTGCTCAGTTTGGCTTGAGCCATTTTAGCAAAAACCTAACTGAACCACCccctatttctatatttttggaaGATGGGGAAACTACTACTCATAGTAAATGGTTACATTCTCAACACAGTGGAACAAGCCTGAGAAAGGTTTTTGATACTGTAGCTGGAAGCACTGTTTTGGAATTTAAGACTAAAG GTGCTGACAAAGAAATATTATCAATCGATGAAGGTATAGAAGAAGTAACTTTGTCTTGTGATTTAATGTTGATAGCAAATGCCAGTTTAACTGTCATATTACATAGTCCTGGGGACCACacattgtataaaattcattatattatgtcCGACGTGTTATTGTCATTAGTTGACTCTGAAGTTTATTATGGAATTGGAACTAATGCTCAGTGGAAAACATTAACAAGAGATTTGGTGATCGACCTTAATAAAGGTTTACCATctgtacaaaataaaagaaaaatagcgaAACCTCGGAATTTACGAGTCCATTCCATTGTATTAAATGGTTTTGGAAGAATTGATAATATAAGTTTGAGTTCCACCGCTCATATGGCACATTTTTTTGCTGCAGCCAACTGGTTAGTGAATCATCAAGATAAAAATGGTGGTTGGCCAAATATGGTGACTCGTAAATTATCTAATGGTATGTTAGAACTTGCTCCTGGCTGGTATTCAGCTATGGCACAAGGTCAAGCGATGTCCTTGCTAACTAGGGCATTTAGAGTAACTGGTGATCTTCATTATTTAGAGGCAGCTTTGcatgctataaaattatttagtattcgTTCTGAACATAGAGGAATATTAACCACGTTTCTAGGAAAATATGTGTGGTATGAGGAATACCCCACAATTCCAAGCTCATATGTGCTCAATGGTTTTATATATTCTCTCTTTGGATTATATGATGTACAACAAAGTGGTAATCATCAACTTTGTCATGAAGCTGGAAAACTCTTCCAAAATGGACTTGTGTCACTTAAAAAAATGCTGCCTCTGTTTGACACAGGTTCAGGTTCAGTATATGATCTTCGTCATTATTCGCTTGGGATTGCACCCAATTTAGCTCGTTGGGATTATCACAGCACTCACATCAATCAGCTTCTGTTCCTCAGCACCATCCATAATGATCCCCTGCTAAAATCTGTATCTGATAGATGGACGGGATATATGAAGGGAAAAAAGGCACCACACAACTGA